The following are from one region of the Thermococcus cleftensis genome:
- a CDS encoding M20/M25/M40 family metallo-hydrolase — MKTERAKEILLQLLKIPSPSGQEDRIMLHIMEFLHRLDYDVRIESDGEIIDLVVNPDADLFYEVHVDTIPIRAEPFVRGNIIYGTGSSDIKGGAAAILLMLENLRREGKELNVGIVFVSDEELGGRGSALFMERYKPKMAVVLEPTDLEVHIAHAGNIEAYFEVDGKEAHGACPESGVNAIEETYKMLEEMKRLEPFKARGEFFDPHIGIQELVCENPVYLIPALCRGRLEARLLPEQEVEDILDLLDPIFDEYTLKYEYTEIWDGYKLEPDEEIVQLAKKAMEVTEIDEFGGMRSWTDAINFMYNGTRTIVFGPGNLDISHTKNEHIDVRDVVTASEFLKALNEIYGKSG; from the coding sequence ATGAAAACCGAGAGAGCGAAGGAGATACTCCTCCAGCTTTTAAAGATACCCTCCCCCTCCGGCCAGGAGGACAGGATAATGCTCCACATCATGGAGTTCCTTCACAGGCTCGACTACGACGTGAGGATAGAGAGCGACGGCGAGATAATAGACTTGGTCGTGAACCCGGACGCTGACCTCTTCTACGAGGTGCACGTGGACACAATACCGATCCGCGCCGAGCCCTTCGTGAGGGGCAACATAATCTACGGCACCGGCTCGAGCGACATAAAGGGGGGAGCCGCGGCTATACTCCTCATGCTGGAGAACCTCCGCAGGGAAGGGAAGGAACTCAACGTCGGCATAGTCTTCGTCAGCGACGAGGAGCTGGGCGGCCGCGGGAGTGCGCTCTTCATGGAGAGGTATAAACCAAAGATGGCGGTAGTGCTTGAGCCGACCGACCTGGAGGTTCACATAGCCCACGCGGGCAACATCGAGGCCTACTTCGAGGTGGACGGTAAAGAGGCCCACGGAGCGTGCCCCGAGAGCGGGGTGAACGCGATAGAGGAGACCTACAAGATGCTGGAGGAGATGAAGAGGCTCGAGCCCTTCAAGGCCAGGGGCGAGTTCTTCGACCCTCACATCGGAATCCAGGAGCTGGTCTGTGAGAACCCGGTCTACCTGATCCCAGCCCTCTGCAGGGGAAGGCTTGAGGCGAGACTTTTACCAGAGCAGGAGGTAGAGGACATACTCGACCTGCTCGACCCGATATTCGACGAGTACACGCTGAAGTACGAGTACACCGAGATATGGGACGGCTACAAGCTCGAACCGGACGAGGAGATAGTCCAGCTGGCGAAGAAGGCGATGGAAGTCACGGAGATAGACGAGTTCGGCGGGATGAGGAGCTGGACCGATGCCATAAACTTCATGTACAACGGAACCAGAACCATAGTGTTCGGCCCCGGCAACCTCGACATCTCCCACACCAAGAACGAGCACATCGACGTGAGGGACGTGGTTACCGCCAGCGAGTTCCTGAAGGCCCTCAACGAGATTTATGGAAAGAGCGGGTGA
- a CDS encoding AAA family ATPase, translating into MLFNPRPKTRREELYDRRDELERVEDGLRKGLGLVTILGIRRLGKSSLLNVALNELPYGSVKIDARKVYSEFGNVPREALAKLILEGFLKRSGKERARELARSIRGVRLLGFGVEVEVERGVNLYDLLERINSLGERFVIAIDEAQYLRFSNSRYPELIAWAIDELENVSFVLTGSEVGLLEDFLRLHDPGSALFGRPHLEIRLKRFERHQSVDFLERGFDELGLRVSREEIDEAVDELDGIVGWLTLYGYNRYLGLGHSRALQRLKEDARRLILAEFSRLRELSHRYELAMRAVANGKHRWKEIKETVEILEGKRIDDKNFSNVLSNLVRYGYLEKTVDGYVIPDPLVELAFR; encoded by the coding sequence ATGCTCTTCAACCCGAGGCCGAAGACCAGAAGGGAGGAACTGTACGACAGAAGAGATGAGCTTGAGCGTGTCGAGGACGGCCTGAGGAAGGGCCTTGGCCTCGTTACGATCCTCGGAATCAGGCGCCTTGGAAAGAGCTCACTCCTGAACGTTGCCCTGAATGAACTCCCCTACGGGAGCGTCAAGATCGACGCGAGAAAGGTCTATTCCGAGTTCGGCAATGTGCCGAGGGAGGCCCTGGCAAAGCTCATCCTCGAGGGGTTCCTGAAGAGGTCGGGAAAGGAGCGGGCCAGGGAGCTAGCGAGAAGCATCAGGGGCGTGCGCCTCCTTGGATTCGGAGTTGAGGTTGAGGTCGAGAGGGGAGTAAACCTCTACGACCTCCTTGAGCGCATAAACTCCCTCGGAGAGCGCTTTGTCATCGCGATAGACGAGGCCCAGTACCTGCGATTTTCGAATTCCCGCTACCCGGAGCTCATCGCGTGGGCCATCGACGAGCTTGAGAACGTGAGCTTTGTCCTGACGGGCTCGGAGGTTGGCCTGCTGGAGGACTTTCTGAGGCTTCATGACCCGGGCTCGGCGCTCTTTGGGAGGCCCCACCTGGAGATCAGGCTGAAGCGTTTTGAGAGGCACCAGAGCGTGGATTTTCTTGAGAGGGGTTTTGACGAGCTCGGCCTTAGGGTTTCACGGGAGGAGATCGATGAGGCGGTCGATGAGCTGGACGGCATAGTCGGCTGGCTCACCCTCTACGGCTACAACCGCTACCTCGGGCTGGGCCACTCCCGGGCGCTCCAGAGGCTCAAGGAGGACGCCAGGAGGCTGATTCTGGCGGAGTTCTCCCGGCTGAGGGAGCTATCCCACCGCTACGAGCTGGCGATGCGGGCGGTGGCCAACGGGAAGCACCGCTGGAAGGAGATAAAGGAGACCGTGGAGATTCTTGAGGGGAAGAGGATAGACGACAAGAACTTCTCCAACGTCCTCAGCAACCTCGTCCGTTACGGCTACCTTGAAAAGACCGTTGATGGCTACGTGATCCCCGACCCACTCGTGGAACTGGCTTTCAGATAG
- a CDS encoding CBS domain-containing protein: MAPRIAVGQVVKRKAVIVKPDDTVHRVARILSKNKVGSAVVVKDDEIVGIITDRDILDKVVAKGRDPKTVKVEEVMTKNPITIEDDYEVQDAIDKMMDKGIRRLLVTRLGRPIGFVTAADLLAALNAYNSESEEEASEETEVYGICELCGQYGPLYKVYIEGGEKWICESCKDSLNL, from the coding sequence ATGGCACCTAGGATAGCCGTGGGACAAGTGGTTAAGAGAAAGGCAGTCATCGTCAAGCCGGACGACACCGTCCACAGGGTCGCCAGGATTCTCTCAAAGAACAAGGTGGGAAGCGCGGTTGTTGTTAAAGACGACGAAATCGTTGGAATAATAACCGACCGCGACATACTCGACAAGGTCGTTGCGAAGGGGAGAGATCCCAAGACCGTCAAGGTCGAGGAGGTTATGACGAAGAACCCGATAACCATCGAGGACGACTATGAGGTTCAGGACGCGATCGACAAGATGATGGACAAGGGTATAAGAAGACTCCTCGTTACCAGGCTCGGAAGGCCGATAGGCTTCGTCACCGCCGCGGACCTTCTCGCTGCTCTCAACGCGTACAATAGTGAGAGTGAGGAGGAAGCCAGCGAGGAGACGGAGGTCTACGGCATCTGCGAGCTCTGCGGCCAGTACGGTCCCCTCTACAAGGTCTACATCGAGGGCGGCGAGAAGTGGATCTGTGAGAGCTGCAAGGACAGCCTCAACCTCTGA
- a CDS encoding PIN domain-containing protein, translated as MRVLLDTNVLYNYLYKTELTPRAKDILSEDYEFYISATVLNELSYAVIRKTAEVTFGARSYHRVKEILREQGYRPFEEPLSRMELVLQALGIEILPDSSDWEAIRGFIRRYSLLPNDATILATAVEKGVDAIATFDKDYSKVQEVKIVP; from the coding sequence ATGAGGGTTCTCCTTGATACCAACGTCCTGTACAACTACCTCTACAAGACCGAGCTAACCCCAAGGGCGAAGGATATCCTGTCGGAGGATTACGAGTTTTACATCAGCGCCACGGTTCTGAACGAGCTGAGCTACGCGGTGATTCGAAAAACGGCCGAGGTAACGTTTGGAGCACGTTCGTATCACAGGGTCAAGGAGATACTGAGAGAACAGGGATACAGACCCTTTGAGGAACCCCTAAGCAGAATGGAACTCGTCCTGCAGGCCCTGGGGATAGAAATTCTCCCCGACTCAAGCGATTGGGAGGCCATACGGGGATTCATACGGAGGTACTCACTCCTTCCAAACGACGCCACGATACTTGCCACCGCCGTGGAGAAGGGAGTGGATGCCATTGCAACCTTCGATAAAGACTACAGTAAAGTTCAAGAGGTAAAGATTGTCCCTTAA
- a CDS encoding MFS transporter: MEVVRNGETYDLSYAKKATLVVVLLPLLVMYTEAMLTPALPTIQKEFAINPNDVSWILTIYLLVGTVSAAIFGKLGDMYGKKKMFLVALGFYTLGVILNGFAPSFEWLLFSRAIQGLGMAIFPLAFSLVREEFPPEMVPQVQGMISAMFGVGMVIALPLGAYVTQHWGWRWTYHSAAPFAVIMFILAWKILRESRYVNPGKLDWPGALFLVWAVVPALVAVTRAPNIGWTARETLVLFALSIVGAVFLALWERRAENPLIPLDIVTSRNPAIVNLGIMFAAFGISMMSQANTYIFQMKPPYGFGKSILESGLLMTPMAGVMLVIAPLAGKLMPRIGAKPLAVTGALVASSGLAVLAKYAQQFPPNHLWAFVAVITYVGAGITLMNISFINVLVFSVSQRVMGIATGANSLFRNFGSTWGPAIAGTVMSTYYVLFHPPGAPSWVQIKIPTTKAYEVLFGTSAGIYLFLALLSLAIVEVMKGGKITGDMTD; the protein is encoded by the coding sequence ATGGAAGTGGTCAGAAACGGAGAAACCTACGACCTTAGCTACGCGAAGAAGGCGACCCTCGTGGTCGTCCTCCTGCCCCTCCTCGTCATGTACACTGAGGCAATGCTGACCCCAGCACTACCGACGATACAGAAGGAGTTCGCCATCAACCCCAACGACGTCAGCTGGATTCTGACGATATACCTCCTCGTCGGAACGGTAAGTGCCGCCATATTCGGCAAGCTCGGGGACATGTACGGCAAGAAGAAGATGTTCCTCGTCGCTCTGGGCTTCTACACGCTCGGGGTTATACTCAACGGCTTTGCACCGAGCTTCGAGTGGCTCCTCTTCAGCAGGGCAATCCAGGGTCTCGGCATGGCAATATTCCCGCTCGCCTTCAGCCTCGTCCGCGAGGAGTTCCCGCCCGAGATGGTGCCCCAGGTTCAGGGGATGATAAGCGCGATGTTCGGTGTCGGTATGGTCATAGCCCTTCCGCTCGGTGCCTACGTCACCCAGCACTGGGGATGGCGCTGGACTTACCACTCGGCGGCACCGTTTGCTGTCATCATGTTCATCCTTGCGTGGAAAATCCTCCGCGAGAGCCGCTACGTAAACCCCGGAAAGCTCGACTGGCCGGGAGCGCTCTTCCTGGTCTGGGCCGTCGTTCCTGCCCTGGTTGCCGTCACGCGCGCTCCCAACATCGGCTGGACCGCGAGGGAGACGCTCGTCCTCTTCGCGCTCTCGATAGTCGGTGCGGTTTTCCTCGCCCTCTGGGAGAGAAGGGCCGAGAACCCGCTCATCCCGCTCGACATTGTGACCTCCCGCAACCCAGCGATAGTAAACCTCGGCATAATGTTCGCGGCCTTCGGCATCTCGATGATGAGCCAGGCGAACACCTACATCTTCCAGATGAAGCCGCCCTACGGCTTCGGCAAGAGTATCCTTGAGAGCGGCCTGCTCATGACCCCGATGGCCGGCGTCATGCTGGTCATAGCGCCACTCGCAGGCAAACTGATGCCCAGGATAGGTGCGAAGCCTCTCGCGGTGACCGGCGCGCTGGTGGCGAGCTCCGGGCTCGCGGTTCTCGCCAAGTACGCCCAGCAGTTCCCCCCGAACCACCTCTGGGCCTTCGTGGCGGTGATAACCTACGTTGGCGCGGGAATAACGCTGATGAACATCTCCTTCATCAACGTGCTCGTCTTCTCGGTTTCGCAGAGGGTCATGGGAATAGCGACAGGTGCCAACAGCCTTTTCAGGAACTTCGGCTCGACGTGGGGGCCAGCTATCGCTGGAACCGTGATGAGCACCTACTACGTCCTCTTCCACCCGCCAGGGGCGCCCTCGTGGGTGCAGATAAAGATCCCGACGACGAAGGCCTACGAGGTGCTCTTCGGGACGTCGGCGGGAATATACCTCTTCCTCGCGTTGCTCAGCCTTGCCATCGTCGAGGTGATGAAGGGCGGGAAGATAACCGGGGATATGACCGATTGA
- the mtnA gene encoding S-methyl-5-thioribose-1-phosphate isomerase, with protein MEMRYKPEELTRLPRSVRYERGKVIMIDQALLPREFRMIELTTVDEVADAIITMKVRGAPAIGAAAAFGLALYADTSKAKTKDEFMDGFYRAYDRLKNTRPTAVNLFWALNRVKKLVEEHLESPLDEIKSMIVAEAQRIADEDVEANLRMGHYGAEALPEGNVLTHCNAGSLATVQLGTVGAVLRVIHRDGTLKLLWVDETRPVLQGARLSAWEYHYDGIPLKLIADNMAGFVMQQGKVDAIIVGADRIVANGDFANKIGTYTLAVLAKEHGIPFFTVAPLSTIDMSLKSGKEIPIEERKPEEVLTCGGCRIAPDVDVYNPAFDVTPHRYLTAIITDRGIVYPPFERNLRRLFRKE; from the coding sequence GTGGAGATGAGGTACAAGCCCGAGGAACTCACGAGGCTCCCGAGGAGTGTGCGCTATGAGCGCGGGAAGGTCATCATGATAGACCAGGCCCTTCTGCCAAGGGAGTTTCGCATGATTGAGCTGACAACCGTCGATGAAGTTGCCGATGCAATAATCACCATGAAGGTCCGCGGTGCGCCCGCAATAGGTGCAGCAGCAGCCTTCGGTCTGGCCCTCTACGCCGACACTTCAAAAGCCAAAACCAAGGATGAGTTCATGGATGGATTTTACCGGGCGTACGACAGGCTGAAGAACACGAGGCCAACCGCTGTGAACCTCTTCTGGGCACTCAACAGGGTGAAGAAGCTCGTCGAGGAGCACCTTGAGAGCCCGCTCGACGAGATTAAGAGCATGATTGTCGCCGAGGCGCAGAGGATAGCGGACGAGGACGTCGAGGCCAACCTCAGGATGGGCCACTACGGTGCCGAGGCCCTTCCGGAAGGGAACGTTCTAACGCACTGCAACGCGGGAAGTTTGGCAACGGTCCAGCTCGGAACGGTTGGAGCGGTTCTCAGGGTGATACACCGCGATGGGACGCTCAAGCTCCTCTGGGTGGACGAGACGAGGCCCGTCCTCCAGGGCGCGAGGCTTTCCGCGTGGGAGTACCACTACGATGGCATACCGCTTAAGCTCATAGCCGACAACATGGCCGGCTTCGTCATGCAGCAGGGGAAGGTCGATGCCATCATCGTCGGCGCCGACAGGATAGTGGCCAACGGCGACTTCGCCAACAAGATTGGGACGTACACCCTGGCAGTCCTCGCGAAGGAGCACGGGATACCGTTCTTCACGGTAGCGCCGCTCTCGACAATAGACATGAGCCTCAAGAGCGGGAAGGAGATACCCATCGAGGAACGGAAGCCCGAGGAAGTCCTCACCTGCGGCGGCTGCAGAATTGCGCCCGACGTTGACGTCTACAACCCTGCCTTTGATGTCACGCCGCACAGGTACCTGACGGCGATAATAACCGACAGAGGCATCGTTTACCCGCCCTTTGAGAGGAACCTGCGCAGGCTCTTCAGGAAGGAGTGA
- a CDS encoding NTPase: protein MVLRIFVTGPAGVGKTTLVERVAREADRWGYLVGGMITREVRRGGRRVGFRITALDTGEEGTLASVRGTSHLPGVPFGKYVVHVDELERVGVSAIRRALVEADLIVIDEIGPMEYKSDEFVRVIGEVLKSEKPLLAVVHRKMVDKFRPLGKLYTLSVENRNRAFAEVLDEVMKELKGVRG from the coding sequence ATGGTGCTAAGGATATTCGTTACCGGCCCGGCGGGAGTCGGGAAAACGACGCTGGTGGAAAGGGTCGCGAGGGAAGCCGACCGCTGGGGCTACCTCGTCGGTGGAATGATCACAAGAGAGGTGCGGAGGGGTGGAAGGCGTGTGGGCTTCAGGATCACTGCCCTCGACACCGGAGAGGAGGGAACCCTGGCCAGCGTTAGAGGGACCTCGCACCTCCCGGGCGTTCCCTTCGGGAAGTACGTCGTCCACGTTGACGAGCTTGAGCGGGTCGGCGTTTCGGCGATAAGGCGCGCCCTTGTTGAAGCGGATCTGATAGTCATAGACGAGATAGGCCCGATGGAGTACAAGAGCGACGAGTTCGTCAGGGTCATCGGCGAGGTTCTGAAGTCCGAGAAACCGCTGCTGGCGGTCGTCCACAGGAAGATGGTCGATAAATTCCGTCCCCTTGGAAAGCTCTACACGCTGAGCGTTGAGAACAGGAACAGGGCCTTCGCTGAGGTGCTCGATGAAGTTATGAAAGAACTGAAGGGAGTCAGAGGTTGA
- a CDS encoding iron-containing alcohol dehydrogenase codes for MFWLKTKIIEGGGSLRRLSKEARGYERVLILSSRSMKRHGFLKEAEDYVREAGAEVFSIAGLPAEPSVEVIEEFLPKVKDFEPDLLVALGGGSVIDTTKALKVFYDAPGLNFEEIAFIDRFSKPKPVPKLRTKLIAIPSTSGAGSEVSAASVLKKGDVKYNIVTPEIAPDVAILDPRLPKTMPREVARNSGLDVLVHGIEAYTTKVASDFSDAMAMRAIKTVFGFLEKSLEGDGEARERMHYASTMAGIAFLNARLGLCHAMSHKAAWIGPHGLLNAILLPYVMEFNATKSDYARRRYDEIARELSLRDWRELIDAVRGLNERTGVPRLSELVDEETFMAKLDEMAEKAYRDGLVAFNPVEPKPDEIRELYLRAYRGE; via the coding sequence ATGTTCTGGCTGAAAACCAAAATCATCGAGGGTGGGGGAAGCCTGCGAAGGCTCTCAAAGGAGGCCAGAGGGTACGAGCGCGTTCTCATACTCTCTTCACGCTCGATGAAGAGGCACGGCTTCCTGAAGGAGGCCGAGGACTACGTAAGAGAGGCCGGGGCGGAGGTCTTTTCGATAGCTGGACTTCCAGCGGAGCCGAGCGTCGAGGTCATAGAGGAGTTCCTTCCGAAGGTGAAGGATTTCGAGCCCGATCTGCTGGTGGCGCTCGGCGGCGGGAGCGTGATAGACACCACCAAAGCCCTGAAGGTCTTCTACGACGCTCCCGGGCTGAACTTCGAGGAGATAGCCTTCATAGACCGCTTTTCAAAGCCCAAGCCCGTTCCCAAGCTCAGAACAAAGCTCATAGCGATTCCCTCGACGAGTGGAGCTGGAAGCGAGGTATCCGCTGCCAGCGTCCTCAAGAAGGGCGACGTTAAGTACAACATAGTGACCCCGGAGATAGCGCCCGACGTGGCAATACTCGACCCCCGTTTGCCAAAAACGATGCCGAGGGAAGTTGCGAGGAACTCAGGCCTCGACGTCCTCGTCCACGGGATAGAGGCCTACACGACAAAGGTCGCCAGCGACTTCAGCGACGCGATGGCGATGAGAGCGATAAAAACGGTCTTTGGGTTCCTTGAGAAGAGCCTGGAGGGCGACGGGGAGGCGAGGGAGAGGATGCACTACGCCTCAACGATGGCGGGCATAGCCTTTCTCAACGCACGCCTCGGCCTCTGCCATGCCATGAGCCACAAGGCGGCGTGGATTGGTCCGCACGGCCTCCTCAACGCGATACTCCTACCCTACGTCATGGAGTTCAATGCCACGAAAAGCGACTACGCGAGGAGGCGCTACGACGAGATAGCGAGGGAGCTCAGCTTAAGGGACTGGAGGGAACTCATTGACGCCGTCAGGGGGCTGAACGAGAGAACGGGCGTTCCAAGGCTGAGCGAGCTCGTTGACGAGGAGACTTTCATGGCAAAGCTGGACGAGATGGCGGAGAAGGCCTACCGCGACGGGCTCGTTGCCTTCAATCCCGTCGAGCCGAAGCCGGATGAGATAAGGGAGCTCTACCTGAGGGCATACAGAGGAGAATAA
- a CDS encoding antitoxin family protein, producing MSEVVSGVYRKGELIIIDGKELHEGDTITVRILTRKELVERLAGILGEGKAGEVEKYVGELHDEGSP from the coding sequence ATGTCCGAGGTAGTCTCGGGGGTGTACCGAAAGGGGGAGCTCATCATAATCGACGGAAAGGAGCTCCACGAGGGGGACACGATAACGGTCAGGATACTCACGAGAAAGGAGCTGGTTGAGAGGCTGGCAGGAATACTCGGCGAGGGAAAGGCCGGCGAGGTGGAAAAGTACGTGGGGGAGCTCCACGATGAGGGTTCTCCTTGA
- a CDS encoding DEAD/DEAH box helicase, with protein MHPLLRKAIRERFGRLNRLQQDAFREVSSGKGVLIIAPTGSGKTEAAVLPVFNEILEGGLKPISALYIAPLKALNRDLLERLEWWGRKLGITVEVRHGDTSAYRKAKQTKNPPQMLIITPETMGVILTVKSLRKHLENVKFVIVDEIAELVDNKRGAQLLLNLERLAEIADFRRIGMTATVGNEEEVMEWLGADTIVKPNWKKRYRFHVLYPRPEGRDLDLARELSVSPEIASRLRALWGVVEEHGKALIFTNTRQFAEILAHRLKAWGKPVEVHHGSLSREARIKAEKALKEGRIKALICTSSMELGIDIGDVDVVIQYMSPRQVNRLVQRVGRAKHRIGEVSEGYVIATNVEDYLQSLVIAKHALEGRFEAVEPMGGLDVLAHFIVGLLIEYKRLPRERPYEIARRAYVYRDLSWSDYLDVLKVLEDARLIGYDGENGLLYLRRGAFQYYYENLSTIPDEVSWRVFDSKSGHVIGRLDESFVMDLEEGMEFVMNGRSWIVLKIDDEARLLKVRESKSLESAIPSWEGEMIPVPFGVALDVGRLKRELAFDFEKAKGLLEGVEFSEEELRRAFDEIRDEPFSTDRDIVVESTPKALVIHADFGNRANEALGRLVHSLLILRYGRVFSVRSQGHAVVFKTPFQLNPEEVKRYLYQEPGSLEFIVSRALRDSHAYRWRMTNVAKRFGALRKDAKIRKVERLFEGTVIERETLNELYHDKVDVRKGELVLEMLKRGTMRVKTVLRKEPSTLARLNMAVGGEFLLSGTLERDEVLELFRKRLLDHEVVLVCTNCGWHSRTRVARLQNIELRQCPRCGSKMLAVAHPIDAEEFLPVLEKVRHGKPLERRAERTYRKLLKAADLVDSYGFEAVLALASYGTGPDTAARLLAQYRGEALLVALMERERQFIRTRRFWVDRKEKEEGGEEGS; from the coding sequence ATGCACCCCCTCCTCAGGAAGGCCATCAGGGAGCGCTTCGGAAGGCTCAACAGGCTCCAGCAGGACGCCTTCAGGGAGGTTAGCTCAGGAAAGGGCGTCCTGATAATAGCACCCACAGGTTCAGGAAAGACTGAAGCGGCAGTTCTACCGGTATTCAACGAAATCCTTGAAGGGGGACTTAAACCAATTTCTGCACTCTACATCGCACCGCTCAAGGCCCTCAACAGGGACCTGCTCGAGAGGCTGGAATGGTGGGGAAGGAAACTTGGAATAACCGTAGAGGTGAGGCACGGCGACACTTCAGCCTACAGGAAGGCAAAGCAGACGAAGAATCCCCCGCAGATGCTCATAATCACTCCCGAAACGATGGGGGTTATCCTGACGGTCAAATCCCTCAGGAAGCACCTCGAGAACGTGAAGTTCGTCATCGTCGATGAGATAGCGGAGCTGGTGGACAACAAAAGGGGAGCACAGCTCCTCCTGAACCTTGAAAGGCTCGCCGAAATTGCCGACTTCAGGAGAATAGGCATGACTGCAACGGTAGGCAACGAGGAGGAAGTGATGGAGTGGCTTGGAGCAGATACAATAGTCAAGCCGAACTGGAAAAAGCGCTATCGCTTCCACGTTCTCTACCCGAGACCAGAGGGGAGGGACCTCGACCTCGCCCGGGAGCTGAGCGTCTCGCCCGAGATAGCCTCTAGACTGAGGGCCCTGTGGGGGGTCGTCGAGGAGCACGGGAAAGCTCTGATATTCACCAACACGCGGCAGTTCGCGGAGATTCTGGCGCACCGCCTCAAGGCCTGGGGGAAGCCCGTTGAGGTTCACCACGGCTCGCTTTCGAGGGAAGCCAGAATCAAGGCCGAAAAGGCCCTCAAGGAGGGCAGGATTAAAGCGCTGATATGCACGTCCTCAATGGAGCTCGGCATAGACATAGGCGACGTTGACGTCGTAATCCAGTACATGAGCCCGCGCCAGGTGAACAGGCTCGTCCAGCGCGTCGGGAGGGCAAAACATAGAATCGGAGAGGTCAGCGAGGGCTACGTCATAGCGACGAACGTCGAGGACTACCTCCAGAGCCTCGTCATAGCGAAGCACGCCCTTGAGGGCAGATTCGAGGCGGTCGAGCCGATGGGTGGGCTGGACGTTTTAGCTCACTTCATCGTCGGCCTGCTCATCGAGTACAAACGCCTTCCTCGCGAGAGGCCCTACGAGATAGCGAGGCGGGCCTACGTTTACAGGGATTTGAGCTGGAGCGACTACCTCGACGTTCTGAAGGTTCTCGAGGACGCGAGACTCATAGGCTACGACGGGGAGAACGGTCTCCTTTATCTCCGCCGCGGCGCGTTCCAGTACTACTACGAGAACCTCTCAACGATTCCTGACGAAGTCTCGTGGAGGGTTTTCGATTCCAAGAGCGGACACGTCATTGGAAGGCTCGATGAGAGCTTCGTGATGGACCTGGAGGAGGGCATGGAGTTCGTCATGAACGGCCGGAGCTGGATCGTGCTCAAGATCGACGACGAGGCGAGGCTTTTGAAGGTCCGCGAGAGCAAGAGCCTGGAGAGCGCGATACCGAGCTGGGAGGGCGAGATGATCCCCGTTCCCTTTGGAGTGGCCCTCGACGTCGGCAGGCTGAAGAGGGAGCTGGCTTTCGACTTCGAGAAGGCGAAGGGGCTTTTGGAGGGGGTGGAGTTCAGCGAGGAGGAGCTGAGAAGGGCGTTTGACGAGATCAGGGACGAGCCCTTCTCGACCGACCGCGACATCGTCGTCGAGAGCACGCCGAAAGCGCTGGTAATCCACGCGGACTTTGGAAACCGGGCCAACGAGGCCCTCGGGCGGCTCGTTCACTCGCTCCTCATACTGCGCTACGGCAGGGTCTTCTCCGTGAGGAGCCAGGGGCATGCGGTGGTCTTCAAGACGCCCTTCCAGCTGAACCCTGAGGAGGTGAAGCGCTACCTCTACCAGGAGCCGGGGAGTTTGGAGTTTATAGTCTCCCGCGCGCTGAGGGATTCCCACGCCTACCGGTGGAGAATGACGAACGTGGCGAAGCGCTTCGGGGCCCTGAGGAAGGACGCAAAGATAAGGAAGGTCGAGAGGCTCTTCGAGGGGACGGTGATTGAGCGCGAGACCTTGAACGAGCTCTACCACGACAAGGTTGACGTAAGAAAGGGAGAGCTCGTCCTTGAGATGCTCAAGAGGGGCACGATGAGGGTGAAAACGGTTCTCAGGAAGGAGCCTTCAACGCTTGCCCGGCTGAACATGGCCGTCGGCGGCGAGTTCCTGCTGAGCGGGACGCTGGAGAGGGACGAGGTACTTGAGCTGTTCAGGAAGAGACTGCTCGACCACGAGGTCGTTTTAGTGTGCACCAACTGCGGGTGGCACTCGAGGACGAGGGTGGCGAGGCTTCAAAACATAGAGCTAAGACAGTGCCCGCGCTGCGGCTCGAAGATGCTCGCGGTTGCCCACCCGATAGATGCGGAGGAGTTTCTCCCCGTCCTAGAGAAGGTTCGCCATGGGAAGCCGCTGGAGAGGAGGGCGGAGAGGACATACAGGAAGCTGCTGAAAGCTGCGGACCTCGTGGATTCCTACGGCTTCGAGGCAGTTTTAGCACTGGCCAGCTACGGAACCGGGCCGGACACTGCGGCGAGGCTTCTGGCGCAGTACCGGGGCGAGGCACTCCTCGTTGCCCTCATGGAGCGGGAGAGGCAGTTCATAAGGACGAGGCGCTTCTGGGTGGACAGGAAGGAGAAGGAAGAGGGTGGGGAAGAGGGTTCATGA